A stretch of DNA from Odontesthes bonariensis isolate fOdoBon6 chromosome 2, fOdoBon6.hap1, whole genome shotgun sequence:
GAAGTGCAGGCCAAAGCAAATATTGTCTTGAATAAATTGAATTATGATAGCGGAGAGCAAATATGATGAGTGAGGTGCTGGATAACAgatggtggaaaaaaaattggACTAAAAAACTCGTGAGCGAAAGACACACTGGAGCTTTTattccatcaaattcaagaatTAGCATAACATTCAGACTGATGGGTTTAAGGTAATGAAACCCAGTGTAGTGATGCTTTAATAAGCAACCATAAACTACAGCCTTAACTCCAGTTGGGACattgtgtaaaaatgtaaataaaaacagaatgtagCAATTTGCTAATctcataaaacagtattttatCCACTATAGGACATATAAAACATTTGGTTTGTTTTCTAAGAATaagatattggtttatgagatttgcaagtcattgcattctgtttttgtgttttttgttttttttacacagcatcTACAACATTTTTTGGATTTGGGGTTCCATGTTCACATGAGAGCTGGAAACAGTCTAGATCTTGGTCAGGTTTTCTTATTTACGCATTCGATCCACATATGAGGACAATTGGGAAAGAAATGTCTTGAAATTCTTTATCAGAGAAATGTCGCTCTGAAATTTGCGTTTGTCTTTTTCAAAGGGTGCATCTTCGATGTGCAGTTTCGGACTAGAAGAGACCGAAAGTTCCAGGCACTGGGGCAGCCTGCGGGTCATCCAGCCTTTGGACGCAGTGTGGGTCAATGTGGGGTCACCCCCTGTGTTCATGTTCAGTGCAGGAACGGCGGGACATGTGTGGACTCCGGCTCGTCTGTTTagtaagtggaaaaaaaaactttgattcGCGTTCTCCCTATTTGTCAGTAACGTATACAGGCCTAAATGTTGAGTGCAAACAACTCTGCGTGCATTCTTTCACGTGTTGTGACGAGACATCAATCAGTGCCTTTTTTAGAGTACAGCAAAACAGAATTGCAGCATTTACAAGCTTTACACCTTTCAACCGTTCCTGTCTGCAGTTGCCAGTGTCCATTTGGATGGAAGGGAGCCCTCTGTACTGAGACggtgtctgtgtgtgatgtCGAGCACAGCCCCCCTCCTCTGTGTGCCCACGGCTCCACCTGCATCCCTCTGCCGGTTGGATACTCCTGCCAGTGTCCCCTGGGGACTGCAGGACTCCACTGCGAAAAAGGTTACACCACAGAACCCTTCAACCCTAACTGTATCTTTATATTTGTCCTCTATTTATCTAAGAAGACGGGACCCTCACAATTCAATTATAGGACTCCTATATCGTTTTTCCTGTTCAGCTGTGGCCATCAGTGATCCATTCTTCAGCGCTAACCAGTCGTCATGGATGTCATTCTCACCCATGAGTATTAGACGCAGGACAGATGTGCAGCTGCAGTTCCAGCCATTATCACCGGATGGCGTCCTTGTCTACACTGCACAGCATCTCAGTGCCAGAGCAGGTGAGGACATTTAATCCCATATTTAGAGCCAGCTTTAATTCAATAAACAAAGCATGTGTAGTAGTGTATAACAAGCGGAATCGATGCCATCTCGATGCCATGCCAGCACAGCACAAATTATACACACCACTCACTGTTTGCTTATAGAGTACAGGATAAGTGAAAGTTCATGACTGAAACTTTGCTTTTAAATCTACATATTTATTAGAGGCTGTTTACTAGATGACAGAATGCTGTTTTGCCGATTCCATAAGTGCATTCATGAGGAAATCATTATAAATCATAACTGGTTCTTTGGCTTAGTTGACGGTTATTTTTTGATGAGCTCTTAAATTGACCTCAACGGCATCTATGTCAAATGTGAAAGTGTTTCCCCgagtagcagcagcagcctgctTGTCCATTAAGTACCAAACTGCTCACAAATATCCGACATATTGAACTTAACAGTGGAGGAACAGAACCTTGCTCGGGTGAAAAGTAGCCAAATTAGCACTCTTTCAACAGTTCAGTCGTCCatgtcttttctttgttttgtctttgtcatgTCTACGCGTGTGTCTCATTTCAGTGACACAGATGTTCAAGGTTGAGCTGCTGTTGGGCAATTTAATGTGCAGCGGTGCATCAGATTTTATACACTATTATCatggtatatatatatgttgtgTTGCTGTCCTGTGGGACTCCTCTCCAAATAGGGAGCTTTTAATGAGCTCAAAGAAAGTAGAAAAGGCCAAAGTTCACACTAAAGAAATTTATTCTCTCCCACAGAAGACAAGCTCTTGAGGAACTGCTGGAAACATCTTGTTTGTTGTCTAAGCTTTTCTTCTTTCCTGACTCACATCACCatgacacacacactgacacagcgCCGGCCTTGCGGCTATTTTGGCACACCTCAAAGAAATTGAGCAGTTAGCTTGCTCTCTCTTACTACCTGATGTGAGTTGCTGCCTGAAGAAGAAGACATAAATGCTCActtatacttttttattttatttggaaTTCTATTCAGTTACTGTAGGGAAATATATCTAATAATCATGTGCTTCACGTTGGTTTAGATCTATTAAAACCTTAATTTAGTATTTTAGCCTCAGTGAGTTCCTCCAAATATGTGTAATCCTGTGCTTCTTGTTTACTTGACTTAACAAAATAATTGGCTAGTTAAACTTTGATAAAGACTGGGGCACTCCGTTGCTTCTTCTCAACACATATAAAAAGATATAACGAGTCCAATTCTGCAGGCTGGACAGATGCAAGAATCTTAGATAGACAACGTCGCACACATTGAAGTTGATGAGAGATGCTGCACTGTACAATGTACAGTGCTTTTAATTCATGAAAGAATGACTGATCTTTTGCTTCATCAGTAAGAACATTTAGGCAACGAAAGGTATGAAAATTGGAATCTGAAAATAAGTAGCAACTAGCTGTTGCTAGCTGATGTAGTGGAGTAAAAAGTATTGAATTTATGTCCAATATGATGTGAAATAAAGTTTGAGTTGCACAAAATGGAGAAAGTTCCAGCTCGAATCTAATTATGTTTGCGTAGGAGCTCTTCCTGGATTCAGCATGGATTTGCTTTAGGTGCTCTCTGGACAGGATAGGTATGAACTTGAATGTGAGAAAACTCCAAGCTGATCTCTTTTAAAAACAAGTTTTCTGTTGTAATCATACCGACTAGTTAAACACTCGTGTGTTTCGGCTCACTAGCCTTCCTTTGGGAGTCAGTCTTTGCATGTTTGACTCCATTAGGAAGCCAAAACACATCAGTGTATTTATTGTCTTTATTGTTTTTCCTGAAGAGAGTGccttgaggtttttttttttttctctcctcattTAAGTTCATGTGCCTTGAAATTTTGTTAGTATCAGTGCAGTATTTGAAAAATTAGTCCGACAAGCAGAAAAGGCAGCATTAATTCTCTCCGTCAGAGGTTTCATTCAGAGCATTATGATTGATACGCTCAGTTGTGATGAACATACATTTCAGTTGTATTAATAATGTACAGAAACTGTTAATCAACAGACATAGCTGTAACCAGCTTTATTGGACCCATCTTCCACCAAAGAGGCACTAGATAAATTAAAGTGtgtaagaagaaaaaatactaattgattatttgtttttccatttctttgctCCAGGAGATTTCTTCTGTCTCTCCTTGTCATCTGGTTTTGTCCAGTTGCGATACAACCTTGGGGATGGCACCCACGTCCTGCAGTCGGTAGAGAAAGTAACCTTTCGTGGCAGGACCTGGCACACGGTGAAGGCTGGCCGAACGGGCCACCGAGGCTTCCTCAGTCTTGATGACAGGGAGGTTAGAGAGAACGTGACGCAAGGAATGACCACTCTCGACGTTGCTACAGACATCTTTGTCGGAGGCGTGTCCACTCTGAGCTTAGTCTCCCCAGATGCAACAGAAGGGGAGCCAATGAGCTTCACTGGTGGCCTGAGAGAACTTCTAATCAATGATCAAGAACTTGAGCTAACAGAGACGGGAGCTGTTAGTGGAGCAAACGTTGGGGACTGGGATGGGACAGCCTGCGGGTACAAGGTGTGCCAAAATGGAGGTCGCTGCAGGGCAATAGGGAGTGACTCATTTGCATGTATATGCCCACCTTTATGGACTGGCTCTGTGTGTAACCAGTCTGTAAGCTGTTTAAACCACCTCTGCAGACATGGCTCCCTTTGTGCACCATCTCCCGACACCTCTTACAGCTGCATATGCCCTTTAGGATGGGGAGGGACATACTGTGACACAGAAATATCCACGGACACTTTTGGGTTTGTTGGAAACTCTTTTGTCAAATACAGGGACCCAAGATTCAATATACGAAATTTAAAGTACACACAGGTTTTTTTCAGCGTCCATGCGAACTCCAGTGATGGTTTGATCATGTGGATGGGAAAGGCTGAGCACGAAGATGACGACTACCTCGCAGTTGGACTCGAGAGGGGCCATCTGAAGATCGCAGTCAATCTTGGCGAGAGACTTTGCCTTCCGTTCACTTTAAAAAATCTCACTCTGTGCTGCAACAAATGGCTTAACGTGTCCTTATCTCTCAACGGCACAATCATTCAGGTGTTCCTGAACAGCGAGAGGATCCTTTTTGAAGACGTGGACCCATTTGAGCGATTCGTAGCTCTCAACTACAGAGGTCTGGTTTACTTCGGAGGGTTCGAATTACACAGAAACGTGTCAGTTGTCACCTCTGGCATGTTTTCAAAGGGCTTTGAAGGAAGTCTCAGAAATGTTTATTTGTTCGGGGACACAAAACCGGTGCTATTTCTTAAAGGTAGTGAGGGTTTTAGTATTTATAAGGGTGATGACTAATAAgtaaaaagctgaaaatgactCCCAAAGTTGATGTTTTATGACAACCTAGAAACTTACCTATAGGTACCATTGTATAGTATTTGGGAGTATTCAGGTTTCAGTATATATTGGGacactgttttttcttttaatcgcAGTGATGATGCTTTCTTTTTATGATCCAGCTGCCCTTAATCAATAAAGACCGAGggttttgtttgaaataagaaCTTTAAACTGGTGATGTTTATCAACATATATTCTTTTTAATAGCAATAGTTGAGTGTTTTGTCACATTCACGTCACATCGGTAAAGACGTGAACATATTGCAAAAAGGTCTGTACGAAGTATCTCAAAAAACTGTCCTTCCCCTCCAACTCCTCCGCTCTTGCGAAGAACTTTGCCgtctaaaatgactaaaacagCAAAATTCAGCTTTAatgcatttacaaaaaaaaaataaaataaaatacaagacaTTTTGTATAATCAAcgataaaaataattaaaaaaaagaattagtttAATTATCAACTGTACATAAACACAGTGCAAAGGCACACTTCATCTCTAAAGTATATTACAAGCCAAAATGTACATACTTTCTTAACATAAAGTTTATAAAATATCTTGGCaatttaaaagaaattaaaatggggggggggaaaCCAACACGAAGCTGCTGTTTGGATCTGTTCTTAGTTAAATATTTTCTGTGTTACATTCAAGTCAAAAACCTCAGCCAAATTTCAAACTTTCACCTAATGGTCCACACCGTTTGTGAGCTGGAGACCCGGTCGCTGGAAGTCAGAACAGCAGCTCAATATGAACAGCATATATACATTAAAAACGGTTCAAACATGGAGCCTTGCTTGGTCTGAATAAAAACTGACTAATGATATTCATAATTCCACTGAAATGATATCAATTTGGCTGTTCTGtcaataacattaaaaaaaacctcctaCATGGCATACAGATGCAGAATGGGGCGGGAGACCCCGCCAACAACTCCACCAGCATCCGGTATATTAAGAGTGGTGTGAACGAACCATGGAACTAACAAGTCTTTAAGAGCCCCGACGCTCTCTTGAAgggcatttaaaaaaagaagacgaTTATTAGATTATGACGAACTGTCTTTTGAACTTCGCCGTCCGTTCTCATAATCAGAGTCTCTTCTATGCCTGTGTCTGTCCTTATGACGGCTGCTGTAATCGTCACTGTGGTGcctctctttcctcctctcACTGTGACGGTCGTCCGGGTGTCCGTGGTGCCTGCTTCTCTCCCTGTACTTTTCCTCCCTGTCGTGGTGGCGGCTCTTTTTACCGTGATGGAACTCCCGGTGGTGACTGTGCCTCCCGTGGTGATCTCTTTCTTCGGAGTTCCGCGGCCTCTCCCATGGGTCGCTGTAACACTCGTCTGGACGTTTATAGTCTTTGGCTAGGGATGGGAGTGGGCCAGATGGCTCCGAGTGACCCTCGGCTTTCGGCATACTACAATTTTGATCCTCTGCGTCGGGGGTGGACAGAGTGTTAGGGAGCGGGGCCACTGTGTAATCGTAGCTGCCAGGtgcctgaggatgctgctgcgAGGGAAAAGGTGCTGCACTGTTGTTTGCTGGGACAATGGGTGCCTTTACAGAGTCATGCTGGGAATCGGAGGCTTCTGTGTTACATGTAATTTGAGTTCCTTGGACTTGAGGAGGGTGAAGTGTTTGAGTTGATATAGCACCAGGTTGACTTATGCCAGGGTCATTCTTTTTACTGAGAAATGACTGATAAGCAGTTTGGTTTTGTTCTTCAAGCTTGTGCCTGGCCTGAGAGAGCTGTAAATATCCTTGGTGAAAAGGTAACAGTATTTCCTTTCTGGCGCTGCTCAACACAAGAACCGGTTTAGTATCTGAAGAGTCTGGGAGGCTGGCTTTATCCTTTTGTAGCACCATTGTTTTATCTTCAGTCGCAGTGGAATATGCTGAAGATTTTTTCAGTATTCCACTTAAAGGAGCTTTTGAGCTATTTGTGTGATCTGAAGCAGCCTGGGATTCTGACTGTAACAAAGAATTCCCTTCAGATGCTCCTTTTTCGGTTTCAGACAAAAGGCCAGCGGAGCTTTTGTTTGTCGACGCAGCACTGCCAGTTTCAGCACCACTCGATGCTGCCGACAGGCTTGCCAGGAACGCTTCAGTCGATACATCTGGGGGCTTATCTTTCAGTGTGACCGATGCGTGATGCACCGCTACCGCAGCATCTTTTCCCAGGGAGTTTTTTGAAGCAGATGCATCAGCTGGGCTGGATAGCTCCGACTCCACTTTAACagcttttgcttcttttttcttgATGACAAAACGAGGGAAAGCAGCTGTCGGACTTTTCGAGTTACCCGTTGGTGCATCCGCGCTCTTCGGGGTGCAATGTCCTGTTGTCGCGGGTTTATCTCCAAAATCTGGCAGAGGCGGTAATTCTCCTCCCCAGCCCACCAACACGCCTGGAAGAAAGCGAAGTGGTTTTTGTGGTTCCTGATTGCCGGGCTCCTCTGTCGCAGATGGTTCTTCATAAGACTCGGCAACTGGCTCATCTTCAGTAGTGTCGAGTGGTTTGTTTGTCTCCTTTTTGTGCGTAGGTGTCAAAGTAGACAGGAACAATTTCTCATCTTCTTCAGGTGTTGTGGTAACCTTTGTAGAATTGGTAACTGGCTTAATTTCAGGAACAATCCTTGCCGATTCATTCATGTCCACAGGGAGAAAGTCCCTTTTTGGTCTCTGGCGAATAATGAGTCCAAGGAGAAGGTTGGCACGGTTGTTTTCTAAACCTGtcaagttaaaaataaataaataaattattaagtCAGAGAGCTCCGAGATGCTTCATACGATCTACTGAAAGCAAATAATTATCACAGAGAAAAAAGGGCTACCCCTCAGGTTACCTGGCCCGTCAAAGGGAACTAGCTGATGGGGAACTTTTTCCGTGGCACCCAAAGGAACAAGATACATGTCCTTCACTTGTTTTAGGTTGTTGGACACCACCCCAAAACGCCTACGACTGCTGAAGTAGGCGTAAAGAAGAGTGTAGGAGATCTCGTCTTCTTCTGTCTCAGGGGAGAAGCGAACCAGGCACACCTCCtttagtaaaacaaaaaaagagcacgTGTCAGTAAAATCTGCAGTGAACTCTGGAAGTTGAATGAGTGCTCGACTCTTCCAGGTTTGATCATATTCACAAGAAACAAAAACGCTGCCAAAAACTCACTTTTGTTCCAGTTGCTCGAATCTTTTCCAAGTAGTCCCACACAGTCTGAGGACTGATTCTCCCACCAACCTGGATGCTGTCTGGAAGTTCCTGTTCagggagaaagagagggaaaaaaaatgagtCTGTAGCATCTGTCAGCTTGtggaacatttttttgttttccccttGTAAGAAGTTATCTTTTCATTTGTCAATAAATAATGATTTTCAACCACACAGTAATAGCTGTAACTCTTAAGCTCTTTCTGTCTATGATCCTGGTACCTTAGTCACATGTTATAACTGCTATACAAAGAATAGCCTCTGTTTATCTTAGTAAAGCACACACGGCTCCAAACGCAggttttgtttacagctgtcttTGCCAAGGATCCGTTAATGACAACATTTACTGTCTACAATACTTAGCAACAgtcattcaaatgttttttttctttacctcaGTCAAGTTGTCCAAAATGCCTGAGACGGGGAAAGCTTTTGTAACAAGTTTTGCTACAGCGTGCATATGAATAAATCCCCGCCACAGGCATTTCAAATTGGAAAGGAAAACGGCCTCTTCATCTCTGCCGGTGACATGATCCGCCCTGCGacaaacatataaaaaaaaaaaagcaaattaaaaaaaaaaattttttaaaagtgtTGCAGGAGAGTCACACAGACTTTCTGGCAAATCAGAATACCTTGCTTCAAAGCCGGGCTGGGCGTTTCGGAAGCTCTCCTCTAACACTGCGAGGTGCAGGTCATCGTCCACTGCAGGCGGCGTTGTGCTCTTTGTCTCTTCCGTTTTGACCGACTGCCTCCGAACCACTGTGGTGGCGACTTTGACCACTTTTGTTTGCGCTTCTTCCACGGGGGGTGCCATGCGACCTAATACAAGAACATAAAAGGCGGCATGGGTTCGTAAGAGGCCTTTAAAGAGACACGGGGGGGCTTCTTCACTAAGAGTCGGGGCTTACCGGTGCAAATTTTACAGTGGAGGTCGAACAGGTGAGACTTGTGCTGGCTCGTGGTGTCCCTCTCGGTCTTGATGTTCTCCGCTTTCTTCTCTGGGGTTTTCGGAGGTTCTGCTGAGACTTCGGTCACTTTGGGAGGAGACTCGGGCTTAAAAACAGGAGAAATAGAGAAGTTCATGTAGTCTCCCTAAGACACTCTTCCTTATTATCTTCATTGAGCAGGAGAATATTTGTTCTCAATCTTACCTCTGTGGGCTCCGGTGCCTTCACTGGTTCCTGGCTCTCAATTTCAATTTCACCTTTGTGTGTGATTTTGGTGATGGGTCTTCTCTCCACCTCTCTCTGCTCTTTTTCAATCATCTCAATTGTCTGTAAGAATCAGAAATGTATTACTTTTTGAAGGGCAACTCAGATTGTCACGTTCCAAATTACAGCCCTcctgagaggggaaaaaacacagaaataaaaatgtggCAGTTATTCGTTAACTTGCGAGCTGCCACTATGAATCGCAATATCTCAAACCACAAAGGCTTAAAAGTATTTATAGTTTTTATGCGATCAGTGGTGAgcacaacaaaaacattaaaaaaaataattcacaggTATTCCATTAAGGTGTATTCTAGGATCGGAAGAATGTCCAATTAAACACTCAATTGAGTTTTTAATTTGCACTGAGCTGATGAGAGTCAGCAGAGTCTGATTAGGCCATTGAAGCTAATCAATCAGGCAGCCTGGGATTGTTTGGGGGAGGGGGCTGCCTCCTCCATTAATGGTTTTTTTACAGGATATTTTAAATTTCTAGTGGCAACTGGCGCATTTCACGAGAgctttgaacatcacttgcatgTCTGTTTTCTCTCTGTCGCCAGGCAGCCAACTCTTTAGAGGCCAGCTCCTCAGGACTCATGCGAATTAGATGACTGGGAGAAATTTCCCCTTTGAGAACCCTCTTAAATAGGACCTGtggagaaacacacagaaacccagCAAACAAAACTGTTACAGTAAAGCTGCGAATATTTGGATCGGGCTTGATATGAAGAGATACCTACATTGTTTTTTGTATCTTTGAGGTTAAACATTAAGCTTCTGTATTtgttcttgtatttgttgtcaGTGTCTTTATACAGATGAAACAGCTCTCTCTCCGTCTTCTTGGCAAGTTCAGAGGCCCTCTCCACTGAGATGTTCAAATCGGACTCCTTCAACCTAAAATGGAGAAAGCATCACATGTTTAGCCTtgcagccctttttttttttgaaagaatgCAGTTTATAGTATTTTCCACGCAACCATTAATACTGACCTCTGTATGAGAATTTCTTTCAGAGAATCACGCACATTTCGTCTGATTGCCTCCACGGACACGGGTTTCTTTGAAGCCAAAGATGGAGCCTTACTTTTAGTCTCATGTTTTGCATGAATACCTGTGAGGATGGAACAAAAATAACTACTGAGCGGATGAGGAAATTCTATAGTCATAATATAACGGAACACATAACTTCAGCCACCGCCCAGTATCTAAGACGGGACAATGAGCGATTagatttaaaccaataaaaagaaaagcaggCAAATGATGGATGAAACAGAAAAGATTTGCAGCTATTTCAAGGGGCACACTTTCCTTTTGTCCCCCCCACTCCCCCAAATGTTCTTCCTGTTCACTGTGCCACATTTGACCATAAACTCACGCCTGTCAGCAGCCATCGGGCAGCCGCAGCAGAACTACATTTGGTTTCTAAGGACTTGAAAAGGGAAGCTCATCGACTTTTTATGCGGCTGTATGAATACAAAATGGATTTGGATGCATTTGTGATGAAATACATTAGGTCTCCTCTGAAGTGGTTGTATTGAAAATGGCGagtatataaataaacttgtgtGTTAAAATGAAACGGTGTGCTGCAGATTCGTTACATGCGACTCATCTTTAGAGCCTTGCTTACATTAATGTGAGGATACTGAATCGTGAAACCAGACTGGCACCACCAAAAGACAGAAACAAACTTATTTTCACCTTCACAGCTGGTAAAGGTACCTGTTTTATGGCCTTGTTCTTTGACATCTGTAGAATGCCCCCTTTCTGGATCctgttaaagaaaacaaacagagtGCACGAGGCATGTTATTCATTTAACAAACATTCAGAACAAGAACAATTAAAACAACTCTCCagccaaaaaaaacaatttcagtGGAGCTCTGATGTCATGTGATTTTCATGTGCACACCTCCAGTTCAGCCagagaaaaagcaaaaagagaacaAACCATTGCAAAGTGGTAACACTGTCAATGGTTAATATCAGAGGATGAATTAGCTGGGGGAACAAATAACAGTGTATTCTTTGTGAAAGATTGAAACGCATCTGACGTACAGCCGAACATTTATTAGGAATTCCTGAAGCCCCACTTACGTTCCTTACTGGTCTGACTCCACCTGAGGTGAGTATCTGGGAGGATCCTGGACggtgcttggaaggcagcttgTGTTCCTGAACCTCAGTCTTTTCGTGAACTTCGGGCTTGATGACAACCGGGGGCTCAGGCTCCACCTTCTTGCTCTCCTCCTCGCAGCATTTCAAGCACACATACATCTGGTCCTCCTCCTCCATTTCCCGTACTTTGGCCAGATCGAGGCCAACGCAGTCACCGTGGAACCAGTCGTCACAGCGGCCACATCCGACCATGAACCTAGACAAAGAATGGCCATTATAAAAAGTGTGTTAGGCTTGAGTGTTTTATAGACAGAAACATATCATAAGTATATACATTTTGCAAAATGGCTGCCATCTAAGCTTTAATATTGTACAGTATTTCTATAGGCTTAAGTGCAGAGTAAGACTCACATGTTATTGTGGTGCTTTTTGCAGAGGCCACAACAGTTGTTTCCATCCCAAACGCACTCGCTGTTAGCAGGTTGCTCCTCAGCAGTTTCTTTCTTGACAGCGGGAGCGTTGTCCGGAACAAAGAGCTGTGGCTCCTCCACGGAGATGCTTCGTGTATTtttgcttttctgtttttggaGAACCTTGTCTGgctttttcagtttgaatttttCCTGCCCTGCCTCTTGAGGGATCTTTAAAGAATTACTAGGATGACTGTGTGCCTGGTGAGCAGGTTCAACTTTAGAGCCGTGATGAGGATTATTTTGTTTGGTTGGTCCCTGCTGATCGCAAGCACGGTTGCCAGGAGACGGAACCCTCTTTGCCGCAGAGCTTGGTGTACTTGGTGATTTTGGCTTCACTTTAACGTCCCCTGTAACATGCACCTTTTGTACTTTGGCAGCAGGCTCACTTTGAGTGTTTTCTGCAGGCCTTTTCAAGGGTGAAACATCTTGTTTATCCTTCAGTGGTTTCATTTTGTGCAGGTCTCCTCTATGGATAACTTTAGCTGGCTTGTTTTGGGATACTTTATGGTCCTTAATCACGTTGCTTTGTTTACATGAAACTAAGTCCTTGCTCTTGTTCGATGTCACTCCTTGTTTAGACTTAAGCAGTGTTTTGGCTGCAgtttgttgcttttctttgcCATCAGTCTTATTACTAACAGTAGCTGAGGTATCCTTACT
This window harbors:
- the phf3 gene encoding PHD finger protein 3 isoform X4; protein product: MSTNSLIRGRPGRRPANRLSRSFLIEKGVKGGQLKKELILGGRINVNDLDAGLWLNPSVVLRRLTVTIGGFKIELLPGPSYTHSVDTNQAEGFDNSFSYGGDVGLAILPDEAVNVENPIPDNAAEMDVTEKSSADDAALGLGPYVNPNDVQTSNGTLMESPCTQEAKHDDQIVSEQQKPVSKGKDCVQHSQSSKDTSATVSNKTDGKEKQQTAAKTLLKSKQGVTSNKSKDLVSCKQSNVIKDHKVSQNKPAKVIHRGDLHKMKPLKDKQDVSPLKRPAENTQSEPAAKVQKVHVTGDVKVKPKSPSTPSSAAKRVPSPGNRACDQQGPTKQNNPHHGSKVEPAHQAHSHPSNSLKIPQEAGQEKFKLKKPDKVLQKQKSKNTRSISVEEPQLFVPDNAPAVKKETAEEQPANSECVWDGNNCCGLCKKHHNNMFMVGCGRCDDWFHGDCVGLDLAKVREMEEEDQMYVCLKCCEEESKKVEPEPPVVIKPEVHEKTEVQEHKLPSKHRPGSSQILTSGGVRPVRNDPERGHSTDVKEQGHKTGIHAKHETKSKAPSLASKKPVSVEAIRRNVRDSLKEILIQRLKESDLNISVERASELAKKTERELFHLYKDTDNKYKNKYRSLMFNLKDTKNNVLFKRVLKGEISPSHLIRMSPEELASKELAAWRQRENRHTIEMIEKEQREVERRPITKITHKGEIEIESQEPVKAPEPTEPESPPKVTEVSAEPPKTPEKKAENIKTERDTTSQHKSHLFDLHCKICTGRMAPPVEEAQTKVVKVATTVVRRQSVKTEETKSTTPPAVDDDLHLAVLEESFRNAQPGFEARADHVTGRDEEAVFLSNLKCLWRGFIHMHAVAKLVTKAFPVSGILDNLTEELPDSIQVGGRISPQTVWDYLEKIRATGTKEVCLVRFSPETEEDEISYTLLYAYFSSRRRFGVVSNNLKQVKDMYLVPLGATEKVPHQLVPFDGPGLENNRANLLLGLIIRQRPKRDFLPVDMNESARIVPEIKPVTNSTKVTTTPEEDEKLFLSTLTPTHKKETNKPLDTTEDEPVAESYEEPSATEEPGNQEPQKPLRFLPGVLVGWGGELPPLPDFGDKPATTGHCTPKSADAPTGNSKSPTAAFPRFVIKKKEAKAVKVESELSSPADASASKNSLGKDAAVAVHHASVTLKDKPPDVSTEAFLASLSAASSGAETGSAASTNKSSAGLLSETEKGASEGNSLLQSESQAASDHTNSSKAPLSGILKKSSAYSTATEDKTMVLQKDKASLPDSSDTKPVLVLSSARKEILLPFHQGYLQLSQARHKLEEQNQTAYQSFLSKKNDPGISQPGAISTQTLHPPQVQGTQITCNTEASDSQHDSVKAPIVPANNSAAPFPSQQHPQAPGSYDYTVAPLPNTLSTPDAEDQNCSMPKAEGHSEPSGPLPSLAKDYKRPDECYSDPWERPRNSEERDHHGRHSHHREFHHGKKSRHHDREEKYRERSRHHGHPDDRHSERRKERHHSDDYSSRHKDRHRHRRDSDYENGRRSSKDSSS
- the phf3 gene encoding PHD finger protein 3 isoform X3; protein product: MPGCRGPDSGAAQAGLSTELRTAETSQVKRLIGKQNKRSDSLEYKYTGDQRPNMSTNSLIRGRPGRRPANRLSRSFLIEKGVKGGQLKKELILGGRINVNDLDAGLWLNPSVVLRRLTVTIGGFKIELLPGPSYTHSVDTNQAEGFDNSFSYGGDVGLAILPDEAVNVENPIPDNAAEMDVTEKSSADDAALGLGPYVNPNDVQTSNGTLMESPCTQEAKHDDQIVSEQQKPVSKGKDCVQHSQSSKDTSATVSNKTDGKEKQQTAAKTLLKSKQGVTSNKSKDLVSCKQSNVIKDHKVSQNKPAKVIHRGDLHKMKPLKDKQDVSPLKRPAENTQSEPAAKVQKVHVTGDVKVKPKSPSTPSSAAKRVPSPGNRACDQQGPTKQNNPHHGSKVEPAHQAHSHPSNSLKIPQEAGQEKFKLKKPDKVLQKQKSKNTRSISVEEPQLFVPDNAPAVKKETAEEQPANSECVWDGNNCCGLCKKHHNNMFMVGCGRCDDWFHGDCVGLDLAKVREMEEEDQMYVCLKCCEEESKKVEPEPPVVIKPEVHEKTEVQEHKLPSKHRPGSSQILTSGGVRPVRNDPERGHSTDVKEQGHKTGIHAKHETKSKAPSLASKKPVSVEAIRRNVRDSLKEILIQRLKESDLNISVERASELAKKTERELFHLYKDTDNKYKNKYRSLMFNLKDTKNNVLFKRVLKGEISPSHLIRMSPEELASKELAAWRQRENRHTIEMIEKEQREVERRPITKITHKGEIEIESQEPVKAPEPTEPESPPKVTEVSAEPPKTPEKKAENIKTERDTTSQHKSHLFDLHCKICTGRMAPPVEEAQTKVVKVATTVVRRQSVKTEETKSTTPPAVDDDLHLAVLEESFRNAQPGFEARADHVTGRDEEAVFLSNLKCLWRGFIHMHAVAKLVTKAFPVSGILDNLTEELPDSIQVGGRISPQTVWDYLEKIRATGTKEVCLVRFSPETEEDEISYTLLYAYFSSRRRFGVVSNNLKQVKDMYLVPLGATEKVPHQLVPFDGPGLENNRANLLLGLIIRQRPKRDFLPVDMNESARIVPEIKPVTNSTKVTTTPEEDEKLFLSTLTPTHKKETNKPLDTTEDEPVAESYEEPSATEEPGNQEPQKPLRFLPGVLVGWGGELPPLPDFGDKPATTGHCTPKSADAPTGNSKSPTAAFPRFVIKKKEAKAVKVESELSSPADASASKNSLGKDAAVAVHHASVTLKDKPPDVSTEAFLASLSAASSGAETGSAASTNKSSAGLLSETEKGASEGNSLLQSESQAASDHTNSSKAPLSGILKKSSAYSTATEDKTMVLQKDKASLPDSSDTKPVLVLSSARKEILLPFHQGYLQLSQARHKLEEQNQTAYQSFLSKKNDPGISQPGAISTQTLHPPQVQGTQITCNTEASDSQHDSVKAPIVPANNSAAPFPSQQHPQAPGSYDYTVAPLPNTLSTPDAEDQNCSMPKAEGHSEPSGPLPSLAKDYKRPDECYSDPWERPRNSEERDHHGRHSHHREFHHGKKSRHHDREEKYRERSRHHGHPDDRHSERRKERHHSDDYSSRHKDRHRHRRDSDYENGRRSSKDSSS